The Fulvia fulva chromosome 6, complete sequence genome includes a window with the following:
- a CDS encoding Aspartokinase yields the protein MDFPLIRAERPPIDATNFINGILGNRRPHVPEKNVPGGGNWVVQKFGGTSVGKFAVKIAEEVVKAGLDPKTDRRIAIVCSARSTSTKSEGTTNRLVRAAHFAEEKGSGQFHGIVETIRVDHIQAGKEACKRCGEHGSNKILEAYEAEVNRECQLLVKILESAQFLGDVTDRTNDMIISVGEKLSCLYMTALLQSRGVPAAYVDLSNIISLEIAKTVDETFYKHVGKAIAAYIYKLGPDTVPVITGYFGNVPGGLLNSIGRGYTDLCAALTAVGLGAQELQIWKEVDGIFTADPRKVANARLLDSVTPSEASELTFYGSEVIHPFTMDQVVQALIPIRIKNVMNPKNKGTIVLPDPEDELRVRRPGLFRGRSSSNLLNQEKARRPTAVTTKRGITVLNVHSKKRTRAHGFLMSIFQILDKNGLSVDLISSSEVHVSMALHSEIALLSGHSEEEMKIESDALQAAVDALSVWGDVDLVPGMAIISLVGRQLRSMVGISGRFFSTLGDHGINIEMISQGASEINISCVIEEANADRALNVVHTNLFTFLE from the exons ATGGACTTCCCACTGATACGAGCGGAACGACCGCCCATCGATGCGACGAATTTCATAAACGGCATCCTCGGGAATCGAAGACCGCACGTGCCGGAGAAGAATGTACCAGGCGGGGGCAATTGGGTGGTGCAGAAGTTTGGTGGTACGAGTGTCGGGAAGTTTGCGGTGAAGATTGCGGAGGAGGTTGTGAA AGCGGGCCTCGACCCCAAGACCGACCGGCGCATCGCGATTGTGTGTTCAGCGCGGAGTACTTCCACCAAAAGCGAGGGGACCACGAACCGACTTGTACGAGCTGCGCATTTCGCTGAGGAGAAGGGATCGGGCCAGTTTCATGGCATTGTGGAAACGATACGAGTGGATCACATCCAGGCCGGGAAGGAAGCGTGCAAGAGATGTGGAGAACATGGCAGTAATAAGATTCTGGAGGCATACGAGGCAGAGGTGAACAGAGAATGCCAGCTTCTCGTCAAGATTCTGGAGAGCGCGCAGTTCCTGGGGGATGTGACAGATCGTACGAACGATATGATCATTTCGGTGGGAGAGAAGCTGAGCTGTCTGTACATGACTGCGCTGCTGCAGAGCAGAGGCGTGCCGGCTGCGTATGTGGATTTGAGCAATATTATCTCGTTGGAGATTGCGAAGACGGTGGATGAGACGTTTTACAAGCACGTGGGAAAGGCTATTGCGGCGTACATCTACAAGCTGGGACCGGATACGGTGCCTGTCATTACTGGATACTTCGGAAACGTGCCAGGAGGCCTTCTAAACTCCATTGGAAGAGGATACACAGACCTCTGCGCCGCATTGACAGCAGTAGGCCTCGGAGCACAGGAACTCCAAATCTGGAAGGAAGTCGACGGCATCTTCACAGCAGATCCTCGCAAAGTCGCCAATGCGCGACTACTGGACTCCGTCACCCCCAGCGAAGCTTCAGAACTGACATTCTACGGCTCCGAAGTCATCCACCCCTTCACCATGGACCAAGTCGTCCAGGCCCTGATTCCTATCCGCATCAAGAATGTCATGAACCCCAAGAACAAAGGCACCATCGTCCTCCCCGACCCCGAAGACGAACTCCGTGTGCGACGTCCGGGCCTCTTCCGTGGACGTTCGTCATCGAATCTCCTCAACCAAGAGAAAGCACGGCGACCCACGGCCGTGACCACGAAGCGTGGCATTACAGTGCTTAACGTGCACTCGAAGAAGCGCACGCGCGCCCACGGCTTCCTCATGTCCATCTTTCAGATTCTAGACAAGAATGGCCTCTCCGTCGATCTCATCTCCTCGTCAGAAGTTCACGTCTCAATGGCGCTGCACTCCGAAATCGCGCTTCTCTCCGGCCACAGCGAGGAGGAGATGAAGATCGAATCTGACGCCTTGCAAGCCGCTGTCGATGCCCTCAGTGTCTGGGGAGATGTGGATCTCGTCCCCGGCATGGCAATCATATCGCTGGTTGGACGACAGCTTCGGAGTATGGTCGGGATTTCTGGACGTTTCTTCAGCACGCTGGGAGACCATGGGATCAATATTGAGATGATATCGCAAGGAGCTAGCGAAATCAATATAAGTTGTGTGATTGAGGAGGCGAATGCGGATCGAGCGTTGAATGTGGTGCATACGAATCTTTTTACGTTTCTGGAATAA